The Labilibaculum sp. sequence GTGAATTTATCGAAGATTTAAGTCAGGCAACTGAAAACAAAGAGGCTTACATCAATATTATTGAGGCTTTTCAGGAAAATAAAATTGATGGTAACTATTCAGTAAAACCTACCTTTTTTGGTTTGTTAATTGATGAAGAAGTTTGCTATCAAAACATCCGTACTGTTGTAGCTAAAGCTGCAGAATATGACAACTTTGTACGTGTAGATATGGAAGATTCTCATTGTGTGGATAAAGAAATTAAACTTTTCAGAAGATTAAAAGCAGAATTCCCGAACAATGTTGGCTTAGTAGTTCAAGCTTATCTAAAAAGAACTTTAGATGATTTAAGTAATATGATGGACATGCAAAACGGCAGTTCAAAATTGAATTATCGTCTTTGCAAAGGAATTTATGTGGAGCCGGCAGAAATAGCCTACAAAAAGTACGAAAAGGTAAATGAAAACTTTATTAAGGGGTTGGAATTCATGTTCCAAAACGATGTTTATCCTGGAATTGCTACTCACGATAAAAATGTAGTTGAACCCGCTTTTGAATTGATTGAAAAATACAATGTTCCTAAGGATAAATATGAATTCCAAATGCTTTATGGAGTTACTCCTGAACTTAGAAAAATGATTACAGACAAAGGCCACACCATGAGGGTTTACGTTCCTTTCGGAAAAGATTGGTTCGGATATTCTACCAGAAGACTGAAGGAAAATCCTAAAATGGCTATGTTAATTATAAAAGCTTTATTTAACAGAGGGTAATAACACTCTGGTTTTGGCAATAAAAAAGCGGTGAAATATCACCGCTTTTTTTTTATTCTTTTTTCTTTACACCGTACTTATACATTTGCTTTAAGGTTGTTATCTCCTTATCTGTTATTAAGTTATCGGGAATCTTCAATTCTCTTTTTCTCTTCATCCGCTGAACCTCAGGCAAAGTTCTTGCCACACTAACACCTACCATCATATCCGGAGGCACCATTACATGATGCTCATTCATAATAATATGATTTTTCACCAACATGTCCGTATTGGCCTTTGCATCCATTTTTTCGGGTTGTTTGGTAAGTGCTTCGTAGGTGGCTGAATTGATATTGTTTTTAGCCCGAACATATTCCGGTGTATTCACCTTTGCATTGATAAATGCTTCTCTAAAGTCACCAAATCGAGGCAAAATAAGAACTTCTTGCAGAGCAATTGTATCCTTTGCCATAAACACGCCAAACAAATAAGAATCTTGTTTCAGACTATCACTCACAATAATCTTTACATCATGATATCCTACATAGGTATATTGAATGGTATCGCCGGAGTTTACCCAAAAGGAAAACCTTCCAAAAGAATTGGTAGTTCCTGCTCTTTTATCATTTACCCGAAAATGAGAATAAGGCAAAGGTGATAATTCTTCCTGATCCATTACAGCGCCGGTAAAAAAGATGGAATCACTCCTAACTTTTTGTGCACTAATATTCTCTGCCATCAGCAGAAATACGAGTACAACCAAACAACTTACAAACGTTTTTTTCATATGATTATTATTTTATGTTTTTGCCATATGGAACTTACCATGCTGAGATAATCATCTCCCTGTGTGTCAAAACACCCTTGTCATGGACGTTTCATATTCTATTTTTTCTTACAGATTACCTACTATCAGATCCTCTAATTTTCGCTTTGGAACATGATGAACCTGATTTTCATCCCGCCAATATTTTATATCTCCGTTCTTCATTTCATCAATTACAACCTCTTCCTTAGGTTTTCCTAAAGCCACTACCTGTATAATTTTATAATTCGAAGGAACCTGCAACACTTCCCGCAATTCCTTTTCTTTAAATGCACGAATGATACAACCACCAAAACCCATTTCTACAGCTCCAAGCAGTAGGTTTTGAACTGCAATTCCATCATCGCTAAAATAATTCTTTCCTAATTCTTCATCGTTCAACATGATCACATAAGCCACCGGTCTTTCCCCTTCTGCAGGGCCATCCCAATCCGACAGATAACCAGCCCATGCCAAAGTTTCAAATACTTGCTTACGTTTCTCAGCACTCAGCACAATCTGATATTTAAGTGTTTGTCCGTTTCGGCCGGATGCACCCATCCTTGCCAAATCAATCCATTGCCGAATATTTTCTAAAGATATTTGCTCTTCCTCATAAAACCGTCGGTAACTTCTGTTTCGTAAAATAAGTTCTTTTAACATTTGATAATTGTAACTATGATTCAGTTGATTTTTATTCGTCAATTAATAACTTCCCTGTTCCTTAAATTAAGAGAATTTTCCCTATCGATCAAGGAAAACTCAAATCATTTTAGGATGTAAAGGAATACTCAAAACTACATAATTTTTAAAACAAAATTAATTTAACAGGCAACTACCTAATAATGAAAAGAAAGGAGGTTCCTCTTGAAAATTTGAGTCAATCCTTATTTGAATTATTACCGAAATCACAACCGGTCATATTATGCAATAAAAAAAGCGGTGATATCTACTATGCAGATCACCGCTTTATTTATCATTTACTTACTTTACAAATCATTATATCGTTTTTCAATCACTTCCCAATTTACCAAATTCCAGAAGTTCTCAATATATTTCGGACGTGCATTTTGTGTATCCAAATAATAAGCATGTTCCCAAACATCCATTGTTAATATCGGTGTCATTCCATCGGTAATAGGGTTGCCTGCATTATTTTTCTTCATGATTCTTAGTTTATTATGAGAATCAGCGGCCAGCCATACCCATCCTGATCCAAACAAAGTTGCTCCGGCTTTCGAAAATTCTTCTTTAAATGCAGCAAACGATCCAAATGTCTCGGTAATCGCATTAGCAAGTGCACCCTTAGGTTCTCCTCCTCCATTTGGACTTAAGGCCATAAAGTAAAAGGTGTGGTTGTATACCTGTGCTCCATTATTGAAAATCCCGCCTTCGGAGTGCCGAACAATTTCTTCCAAACCAGCTTTTTCAAAAGCAGTTCCTTTAATTAAATTATTCAAATTGGTAACATAGGCCTGATGATGCTTTCCGTAATGAAACTCTAATGTTTTTTGACTAATTGAAGGTTCAAGCTCATTTAAAGCATAAGGTAATTCGGGCAGTTCGTGTATCATAATTTCGTTTTTTTGATTTAGTATACAATTTCACAATAATTCTTCACAAAACCAATAATTAACAATACTAAACTAAAAGACCGGCTTTCAAAAGAAAGCCGGTCCCAAAATCAAAAAAACAATAAACAAAACTAATCCTGAAAGCGTTTAGCCACTTCCTCCCAATTAATTACATTCCAGAACTCCGAAATGTAATCAGGTCGTTTATTCTGAAACTTCAGATAATATGCGTGTTCCCAAACATCCAATCCTAAAATTGGTGTTCCTTTTACTTCTGCTACATCCATTAACGGATTATCCTGATTTGGAGTTGAACTCACAACAAGTTTGCCGTTAGATTGTTTCACCAACCAAGCCCAACCTGAACCAAAACGAGTAGCAGCAGCTTTGGAAAATTCTTCTTTAAACGAATCAAAAGATCCAAAATCTTTTTCAATTGCAGCTAATAATGAACCTGAAGGTTTTCCTCCTCCCTTAGGAGACATTACCTGCCAAAATAAATCGTGGTTAAAAAACCCGCCTCCATTATTTCGTACAGCAACTGATTGCTTTGAAATGTTCGCTAATATATTCTCTATACTTTGCTCTTCAATATCTGTTCCAGCAATAGCAGCATTCAAGTTATTTGTATATCCTGCATGATGTTTCGAATGATGGATCTCCATTGTTCTTGCATCAATGTGTGGCTCAAGAGCATCGTAAGCATATGGTAACTTTGGTAATTCAAATGCCATATTTCGTATTTATTTTAAATGTAATTACTATCTGTTTTTTTAACACTAAAACAAAGCTAATTTTTATCTGGATTAGATCCAAATAAATTAAAGACTTTTTTGTCTTTTATTTTCAACACTCACCAAAGCCTGTCAAATAAAAGATTTTTAGTTACTTTCGTGTCTTAACTATTCTCAAAATTCTTTCGTGAACAAACGGATTCTAAAAATAGCGCTTCCAAATATTGTCAGTAATATTACTATTCCTCTGCTTGGCATTGTTGACCTGGCCCTAATGGGACATTTGGGAAAAGTCGATTTCATAGGTGCAATAGCCCTTGGTGGAACCATATTTAATTTTCTTTATTGGGGATTTGCTTTTTTACGAATGGGAACTTCAGGAATTACGGCGCAAGCATATGGTGCAAGAAATCTAAGTGAAACCATTCTATCCTTATCGAGAGCTCTTCTTGTAGCATTAATTGGCAGTATTTTCATATTAATTCTCCAAAAACCAATTGCCGATTTAAGTTTTTATGTAATTGACTCGGAAGAATCGGTTGAAACAATCGCAAAATCATACTATTACGTTAGAGTTTGGGCCGCTCCGGCAACTATTGGCTTGTACGCCTTAACAGGATGGTTTATTGGAATGCAGAATTCTAAAATTCCAATGGTGATTGCCATTATCAGTAATGTTATCAATATTGCTTTGTCGTCATTCTTTGTTTACGGAATGAATTTAGATGCCCGGGGAGTTGCATTAGGAACTGTTATTGCCCAATATTGCGGTTTATTTCTGGCTTTGTTTTTTATCTTTCGTTTTTACCGCCGGCTGTTTCGTTACTGGAGCATTCTAGGAATGATGAAAATTAAAGAATTGAAGAACTTCATTGCCATTAATAAAGACATTTTCATTCGAACACTCTGCATTATATTCGTTTTCACATTTTTTACAACAGAATCGGCAAATACCAACAAGAACATATTGGCAGTAAATTCACTACTGCTTCAATTTTTATTCATATTTTCCTACTTTATGGATGGCTTTGCCTTTGCCGCTGAGGCATTAGTGGGAAAATTTATTGGAGCTAAAAATCAAACCGGATTGAGAAGTGTAATTCGTCTTCTTTTTATTTGGGGAATTGGAATCAGCCTTGCCTTCACATTTTTTTATGCTACAAGCAGTAATTGGATATTATCTGCATTAACAAATAATAAATCGACAATATTAGAAGCACAAGCCTACATAAAATGGATTGTATTATTACCATTACTAAGCTTCGGCTCATTTTTACTCGATGGAATTTTTATTGGTGCCACAGCCTCTAAGTATATGAGAAAGACAATGATGGCCGCAACTCTATTTGTATTTATACCTTGTTACTATTTTCTGAGTGAAACTTTTCAAAATCACGGATTATGGATCGCCATGCTCGGATTTATGCTGGCCCGGGGAGTATTTCAAACACTATATTACAAAAAAGCAATCCTTCTTAAATTTAATTAATCTGCATTCAAAACCCCGGCTAAAGTACTTTGCAAAGCTTCAGTTAATTTTAAAACCTCATCTTCCTCTATTTTATATTTTTCACTTGCCTTTTCAAGACGGTCGACCACATAGAAAAGCTGAATTAATTTCACTTTCTCTTCCAAACAAACATACAATACACTCGCTCCATCCCGACTCATTACATCGGGCTGATTTTTTTGATACATACGCGATATTGAAAACAGGTTGTTAGGAATTGAATTGCAGCTGATACCACTCACTTTCCTATATTCAATATGAAATTCAGGTAGCCGCAGATTGTTTTCCAGAATTTCATTTGTAAACGGATATTCATTCTTATTTCGTATCCCCAAATCGAATACAGAAGAAAATGCTTCTTCAGTTTCAAAGCCCAAATCACCAAAGTAATCATCAATTAAATTGATTACAATGCCCGATTCAAGCTGATCTTTTAATGAAAAACACCTTCCCAAATGAATAACAACATCATATTTCCTGAAATTTAAAGCTTTACACAAATAATAGGAGATAACACTCCCTCCCGTACCCGAAATAAGTATATCCAGGTCTTTATCCTGATACTTAAAACGAGCATAGTTTTTCCCTAAATTTTCAACCAAAACCAGTTGACTAATAAAATTTTGCATGGCCGAAAATGCGCCAGCAATTATCAAAATCTCCATTGATGCAAGAACTTAGCCTAAACAAAAGCTTCGAAAAGTTTGTTATATAGGTGAAATTTATACTTATTTTGCAAGTCAAAAATGTGACTTAAATTAAAACACTAAATACAGATGGAATTTTCAACCAACGGAGACACTAATAAAGGTTTTACAAAAATAGAAAAATACAATCAGGATACTACTGAACAGTTAATGTTTCACTATAAAAAAGTACTTGAATTATTAGGAGAAGATGCCGAACGCGAAGGTCTTTTAAAAACACCCTTACGGGTTGCCAAAGCAATGCAGTTTTTAACGCAGGGATATCACAACAATCCTGAGGATATATTAAGATCTGCCATGTTTCAGGAAGACTATCGTCAAATGGTAATTGTTAAGGACATTGAAGTTTATTCTATGTGCGAGCATCATATGTTACCATTTGTAGGCAGAGCACATGTTGCTTACATTCCCAATGGTACCATTACCGGATTAAGTAAAATTGCCCGGGTTGTAGATGCTTTTGCCCGCCGTTTACAAGTTCAGGAACGTTTAACCACTCAAATTAAAGACTGCATACAAAACACCCTGAATCCACTAGGTGTTGCTGTAGTTATCGAAGCTCAGCACATGTGCATGTCGATGCGTGGAGTTCAAAAACAAAATGCAATTACTACGACCTCTGATTTTACCGGTGCTTTTGAAAAAGTAGCTACAAGAGAAGAGTTTATTCGTTTAATTGCTAACAAATCAAACTACTAATTAGTTAATTGATTCATAGGAATCAAAGAATTACCAATTTACATTGTACTTATGAAAATTGCACATTGTAAATTGAATAGATATCTTTGTGCCCGGAATATTTTTAAATCTTACCATGATAATCAATTCATTGCTATTAAAAAAATACGAATGAATTGAAATTTATTAATTGAAGAAGAATATGAAAGCATATGTATTTCCAGGGCAAGGAGCCCAATTTGTTGGTATGGGAAAAGACCTGTACGAAAATTCAGACCTTGCTAAAGAGCTTTTTGAAAAAGCCAACGATATTTTAGGTTTTAGAATTACCGATCTAATGTTCGAAGGAACTGACGAAGATTTAAGACAAACAAATGTTACACAACCAGCAATCTTTCTGCACTCAGTAATCTTAGCCAAAACTCTTGGCGATGATTTTAAACCAGAAATGGTAGCAGGTCACTCTTTAGGAGAATTTTCTGCTTTGGTTGCTAACGGATCATTATCGTTCGAAGATGGTCTTAGATTGGTTTCTCAACGTGCTTCAGCAATGCAAAAAGCTTGCGAAATTGAGCCTTCAACTATGGCTGCAATCATTGGATTAGATGATGAAACTGTAGTGAAAATATGTGAGGAAATTAATGAAATTGTTGTTCCTGCTAATTTCAACTGTCCTGGTCAATTGGTTATTTCGGGCAGTATGAAAGGGATCGAAATTGCTTGTGAAAAATTACTGGAAGCTGGAGCTAAAAGAGCGCTTCCGTTAAAAGTTGGTGGTGCATTTCACTCTCCATTAATGGAACCTGCACGTGTCGAGTTGGAAGAAGCTATTGAGAACACAACTTTCTCAACTCCAATTTGTCCTGTATATCAAAACGTAAATGCCTTGCCAGTATCCAATCCTGATGAGATTAAGAAAAATTTGGTTTCACAGCTAACTGCTCCGGTACGTTTTACACAAACCATGCTTAATATGATTGCTGATGGTGCAACATTGTTCACCGAAGTTGGTCCTGGAAAAGTAATTCAGGGATTGGTGAAAAAAGTTGACCGCAAAATGGAAACTGCTGGAGTAGATTCATTTCAAGGATAAAAATTACAACTGATAAAAAAAGCCGTTTCAAAACTTATTGAAACGGCTTTTTGCTATTTATAACTTATAACACTGGTTTGTTTTTTACCATCCATTAAAATTTCCAGAGGTTCTTTAAACCGAACATGTTTAAAATAATGGATCTGCTCAACAAGTTTTTGCGTGTCTAAAATTTCAGTATTCACAAAATTTTGTTCGGTATTACTTCTTACCGAAAAATATCCAACATTCATAGAAGTTACATTGTGAAAGAAATGAGACCCTAAGGAAGCATCTAAAGGAAAATCTTCCAACCCTTGCTCCACAATTACCTTTGCATTGGATATTTGAGACCAAAGCACAGGAATACCGGTAAACTTATCTCTTGTTCCCCAACGGCCAGGACCGATCAACACATATTGACGATCCATCTCTCTCATTTTCTGATTTAATTTCTCAATCTCAAGAGCCATCTCTTCAGTTTTGGTACGATCAAATTTTTCAATATCCATGTAAATTACATCACGAACATGATCTATTTTTCCGTTACCCATGCCTTTACTTGCCAGTAATACAAGCTTATCCTTATCAACTAAGGTCATATCTATATCAATACTCATCTCCTGACGAATCAAAGGTTTGATCTGTAAAAGCTGGAAAGTAGGCAAGTCATTTTTCCCTTTTGAAAGATCAACGGCAAACTCAATTTCAACAGGAGCTCCCATTGCTTGTTTAAAAATATTCAGAAGTACACTCAAAGCATGAGCAACAGGAACCTGATTGTATTTCAAAATATTTGCAAAATTTACAACCCGTGGGCCCCGCAAATTCAAATCCGGTTCCAATCTATCGTTCTGGTAATCGTAAACTGAAGCGCAATGTAACAGATTCCCATCCTTTTCAGCATCTGCAAGTTCATATTTTATCGTAACAGCATCTTCACCGTCTTTTAAAAGATTAACATCATCTTTTTCCATATCGATCGCATAAAAATATTTCTGCGAATCTTTCATTTGATCTTCAATTGAAGCCAATTGCAATTTTGGGTGTTCCGGGCAAAAACGATGCGTTTTTTCCCCTCCTACAACATATTTACCCAACCCAACAGCTATCACTGCAAAACCATCCTCCGGTTTCATGTAAGAAAAAGGATAGTAGTTGTATGATTGTGCTACCCCACTGATATTTGGATAATATCTGCCATTGGATTCCTGCCCTACCACTTCCTGAATAATTACAGCCATTTTTTCCTCTTCAATTTTATAATCAACCGCACTAAAATAGGATTGAGCCTCGGGCGAAAAAATAGAAGCGTAAATAAGCTTGATTGCCGTTACTAATTGACGAAACCGCTCCCCTATGTCAGGATGATTATTTGGAAGCAAATAAGTAGCATAAACCCCTGCAAATGGTTGCATTAAAGAATCCTCAAACAAACCAGATGAACGCACAGCTAATGGACAAGTCATTTCTTCAAGATAATTTAGAAGCCTTTCTCTTAATTTATCAGACAACTCACCTTTCGCAAATAAATCACGTACCTTTTTATAGTTTTTATCGAGATAAATCTTGTTGTAAAGATTATTCTTCTCAATAAAGTTATCATATTCATCAACTCCAATAATAGCAGTTTTAGGAATCGATATATTAATATCCTTAATTAATTTCGCAAAATAAATATTCTCTATAAAATTACTCAGAAAAGCCAGGCCCCGCCCTTTCCCTCCCAAAGATCCACGTCCCAAACGAACAACATAATGATTTGAATTAACGATATTAGGTCTGAATTTAATAATCCGGCCCCGTAACTGTTTTATGCGTGAGGCTTCAAATACATCCAAACAAAATTTGCGTAAATCTTTTACCGATTTAAAATCCTCAATCTGATATCTTCTTAACTTTTTAGCAATATTAATTTCTCCTCTGGCCATTAACCATGTCGAAATTCCATTTCTTTTTGAATGGAAAAGAAGTGATTCATCCGGAACGTATTTTAGCTTTTCTTCAAACTCTTCCATAGACTTTGCGATAGCCACTTTAGTTCCACTTTGATTTCTAAAGACAAAATCACCAAAACCAAGTTTCGTGTAGATAAAGTTATAGATATCCAAAGCCAAAGTATCACTGTTCTTGTTAATAAAATCTGCATCAACCTGCATGGCACGAATTGCATTATCAGTATCATGCGATTGCATTAAACATGGAATTTTCATGTTTTTTTCCTGCACGTATTTAATCAGATCCACACCAGAATCATCATCCAATTTCCCATCCCTCGCAAAACGAACATCAGAAATTACACAAAGCAAGTTTTCCAAATAATTATCGATAACTTCAACTGCATCTTCATAAGTACTCACCAAAATGACTTTAGGTCTGGCGCGCATTTTTAAAATCTTATGCATTTCGTCAATATCCCCTTCATCCGATATCACTTTTTGGGTTTGAGTCATTACTGATGTGTACAGCAATGGCAGATATCTGGAATAATACTTTACTGAATCTTCAACCAATAAAATGACTCTTACATCTCCACTCTTTGTATCGGGTTCCAGATTCATTCTATCCTCAATATACTTGGTCATGGCCATAAAAATCTTGGTGGAACCATTCCAAACAAAAACCCGATCAATATTGTTCTTAATCTTATCTGCCGCTCTGTCAAAATAAGCCAGGTCGCTATTGTTATTTACCAAAACCAAAACAGGAATTTCGGGCTGAACCCTTTTTATTTCCTGACTTAATTCCAAAGGGGATTGCTTGTCCAAACCAGCCATTAAGATGACAACATCATAATTCCTGTTTTTTAAGGCATCCAAGGCTTCATCATTAGTGGCTACACTCGTAAAACGTGGTGCCGCATATAAATTTAATTGCAGATATTCCCCAACAATTTTATCAGAAAACTGGCCTTCCCTAACAATTGTATAAGCATCATAATAGGTCGCGATCAAAAGAATCTCCTTCACTTTAAAAGGCATCAATTCCTGAAAAATATCTCTATCACTCTTTTTCCGTTTATATATCTTGGAAATCGAAACTTCTTCCATGCAAATTGGTATTTATGTTTTTGTTGTTTGTATTGTAAAAATACAAAATAATATAATTTTCCGGTTTTGAGTTCTACCTTTTCCCAACAAGTACTGATTTCATTTAAAATCAATTAATGAAAAGGAAAATTATCTTTTTTATTCATTATTCGCTAAGAAAATGATGCCGAAAATACTAAAAAACAGGAATAAAAAACAAAGAGGAAACTTATGGCTTCCTCTTTCAATGTATTGATAAATTAAATATTCCAGACTAATTATTTAACTTCCCAAGTATCTCCGCTATTAAGCAGGTCATCCATACACTTAATTGATGATACCGCTTGTACATCTTTAATTTGCCGCACCATTTTTTCTTCATAAGAAAGCGCTGCAACATCTCTAATTACGCCAAGTGCAACAGGATACTCCGGAGCTGACATATTTGATAATAGCCAAGCCATATGAGGATCAGGATTGTGAGCATCATGAATTAAAATGTCCTGCTCTGTAATGCCAAATTCACCAATTGTAACAACAATTAGTTTGCCATTACCTCCCAAAACTAATCCCTTGTTTCTATCCTTTCCGAAAACCATTCTCTCTCCGTGATGCAAAATCAACTGAAAATCATCCTTTGTTTCCTTATCAGTAATCAAAGCATGTGCTCCATCGTTATAAATCACACAATTTTGAAGGACTTCAATAATAGATGTTCCTTTGTGTTTTGATCCTGCCAAAATCAATTCTGTGGTCAATTTAATGTTTGTATCAATGGATCTGGCATAAAACTTTGATTGAGCACCCAAAGCTAATTCGGCAGGATGAAATGGTTGTTCAATTGTTCCGAATGGAGAGGTCTTGGTGATCATTCCTTGCTTCGAAGTGGGTGAATACTGACCCTTTGTAAGACCATAAATCTCATTATTAAAAAGAAGAATTGTCATGTCAATATTACGGCGAATAGCATGAATGAAATGATTCCCCCCAATTGCCAAAGCATCCCCATCTCCTGAAACTTGTAATATTTCAAGATCCGGATTCGCTGATTTTACACCCGAAGCAACCGCAGCAGCTCTTCCATGAATTGTATGAAAACCATAGGTATTCATATAATACGGAAAACGGGATGAACATCCAATTCCCGATATTACCGCGAACTTCTCCTTGGGAATGTCCATGGCAGCCATTGCTTTTTGAACCGAATTCAACACTCCATGATCTCCACACCCTGGACACCATCTTACTTCCTGATCACTTTTAAAATCTTTTGGAGTTAATTTCACAGGACTATGTGATTTAAGAATTGTATCTGTCATGATTATTTCTCCTCCAATAATTGGTTAAACCTCTCTTTTAATTCCAACACAGTAAAAGGCAATCCTTGTAATTTATTATATTGATTGAATTTAACATCCTGGAAACCAGCCCTTAAATACTCGGCAAATTGCCCTTCATTCAACTCACAAACAATTACTTTTTTATGACGTTTTAAAACTTCTTTTGTATTCTTTGGCAACGGAAAAATATAATGAAAATGTGCCAAAGCGATGCTCTTTCCTTCAGCCTGAAGTTCACGAACTGCTGTAGTTAAGTGACCATATGTACCCCCCCAACCTACAACCAAAACTTCAGCGTCATCATTTCCCTTTACAGGAACATCAGGAATGAAATTAGCAACCCGTCTAATTCTTTCAGATCGGATATCTGTCATTACCTGATGATTTTCCGGTACATA is a genomic window containing:
- a CDS encoding 2-oxoacid:ferredoxin oxidoreductase subunit beta, translated to MTDTILKSHSPVKLTPKDFKSDQEVRWCPGCGDHGVLNSVQKAMAAMDIPKEKFAVISGIGCSSRFPYYMNTYGFHTIHGRAAAVASGVKSANPDLEILQVSGDGDALAIGGNHFIHAIRRNIDMTILLFNNEIYGLTKGQYSPTSKQGMITKTSPFGTIEQPFHPAELALGAQSKFYARSIDTNIKLTTELILAGSKHKGTSIIEVLQNCVIYNDGAHALITDKETKDDFQLILHHGERMVFGKDRNKGLVLGGNGKLIVVTIGEFGITEQDILIHDAHNPDPHMAWLLSNMSAPEYPVALGVIRDVAALSYEEKMVRQIKDVQAVSSIKCMDDLLNSGDTWEVK